One stretch of Camelus bactrianus isolate YW-2024 breed Bactrian camel chromosome 21, ASM4877302v1, whole genome shotgun sequence DNA includes these proteins:
- the GBA1 gene encoding lysosomal acid glucosylceramidase isoform X2: MELSLGNFQANRTGTGLLLTLQPDQKFQKVKGFGGAMTDAAALNILALSLPARNLLLKSYFSEEGIEYNIIRVPMASCDFSIRVYTYADAPDDFQLLNFSLPEEDVKLKIPLIHQAQELAKRHISLFASPWTSPTWLKTNGKVNGKGSLKGHPGDLYHQTWARYFIKFLDAYAKHKLQFWAVTAENEPSAGLFSGYPFQCLGFTPEHQRDFIARDLGPILANSTHRDVRLLILDDQRLLLPHWAQVVLTDPEAAKYIHGIAVHWYLDFLAPAKATLGETHRLFPDTMLFASEACVGSKFWEQSVRLGSWDRGMQYSHSIITNLLYHVVGWTDWNLALNPEGGPNWVRNFVDSPIIVDITKDTFYKQPMFYHLGHFSKFIPEGSQRVGLVASKKNDLDAVALMHPDGSAVVVVLNRSSKDVPLTIKDPAMGFLETISPGYSIHTYLWRRQ; the protein is encoded by the exons ATGGAGCTGAGTCTGGGGAACTTTCAGGCCAACCGCACAGGCACAG GGCTGCTGCTGACCCTGCAGCCAGATCAGAAGTTCCAGAAAGTGAAAGGATTTGGAGGGGCCATGACAGACGCTGCTGCACTCAACATCCTTGCCCTGTCACTCCCAGCCCGGAATTTGCTGCTCAAATCATACTTTTCGGAAGAAG GAATTGAATACAACATTATCCGGGTCCCCATGGCCAGCTGTGACTTCTCCATCCGCGTCTACACCTATGCCGATGCCCCTGATGACTTCCAGTTGCTCAACTTCAGCCTCCCAGAGGAAGATGTCAAACTCAAG ATACCCCTGATTCACCAAGCCCAGGAGTTGGCCAAGCGCCATATTTCACTCTTTGCCAGTCCCTGGACATCACCCACTTGGCTCAAGACCAATGGGAAAGTGAATGGGAAGGGCTCACTCAAGGGTCATCCGGGGGATCTCTACCACCAGACCTGGGCCAGATACTTCATCAA GTTCTTGGATGCCTATGCCAAGCACAAGTTACAGTTCTGGGCAGTGACAGCTGAGAACGAGCCTTCTGCAGGGCTCTTTAGCGGGTACCCCTTCCAGTGCCTGGGCTTCACCCCTGAACACCAGCGAGATTTCATCGCCCGTGACCTGGGTCCCATCCTCGCCAACAGTACGCACCGTGATGTCCGTCTGCTCATACTGGATGACCAACGCTTGCTGCTGCCCCACTGGGCCCAGGTG GTGCTAACGGACCCAGAGGCAGCTAAGTACATTCATGGAATTGCTGTACATTGGTACCTGGACTTTCTGGCTCCAGCAAAAGCCACCCTGGGGGAGACACACCGCCTGTTCCCCGACACCATGCTCTTTGCCTCTGAGGCCTGTGTAGGCTCCAAGTTTTGGGAGCAGAGTGTGCGGCTGGGCTCCTGGGATCGAGGGATGCAGTACAGCCACAGCATCATCACG AACCTCCTCTACCACGTGGTTGGCTGGACCGACTGGAACCTTGCCCTAAACCCTGAAGGGGGACCCAATTGGGTGCGTAACTTCGTTGACAGCCCCATCATCGTGGACATCACCAAGGACACATTTTACAAACAGCCCATGTTTTACCACCTTGGCCACttcag CAAATTCATTCCTGAGGGCTCCCAGAGAGTGGGGCTGGTTGCGAGCAAGAAGAACGACTTGGACGCAGTGGCACTGATGCATCCCGACGGCTCTGCAGTTGTGGTTGTGCTAAACCG CTCCTCTAAGGATGTGCCTCTCACCATCAAGGATCCTGCCATGGGCTTCTTGGAGACTATCTCACCTGGCTATTCCATTCATACCTACCTGTGGCGTCGCCAGTGA
- the GBA1 gene encoding lysosomal acid glucosylceramidase isoform X1 codes for MELSSPSREGRPKCQGRVGIITVCLMGLLLFQAVSWASGARPCIPKSFGYSSVVCVCNATYCDSLDPLTLPDPGTFSRFESTRSGRRMELSLGNFQANRTGTGLLLTLQPDQKFQKVKGFGGAMTDAAALNILALSLPARNLLLKSYFSEEGIEYNIIRVPMASCDFSIRVYTYADAPDDFQLLNFSLPEEDVKLKIPLIHQAQELAKRHISLFASPWTSPTWLKTNGKVNGKGSLKGHPGDLYHQTWARYFIKFLDAYAKHKLQFWAVTAENEPSAGLFSGYPFQCLGFTPEHQRDFIARDLGPILANSTHRDVRLLILDDQRLLLPHWAQVVLTDPEAAKYIHGIAVHWYLDFLAPAKATLGETHRLFPDTMLFASEACVGSKFWEQSVRLGSWDRGMQYSHSIITNLLYHVVGWTDWNLALNPEGGPNWVRNFVDSPIIVDITKDTFYKQPMFYHLGHFSKFIPEGSQRVGLVASKKNDLDAVALMHPDGSAVVVVLNRSSKDVPLTIKDPAMGFLETISPGYSIHTYLWRRQ; via the exons ATGGAGCTTTCAAGTCCTTCCAGAGAG GGGCGTCCGAAGTGCCAGGGCAGAGTGGGCATCATCACTGTCTGCCTCATGGGATTGCTTCTATTTCAGGCAGTATCGTGGGCCTCAG gtgcCCGCCCCTGCATCCCTAAAAGCTTTGGCTACAGCTCAGTGGTCTGTGTTTGCAATGCCACATACTGTGATTCTCTTGACCCCCTGACCTTGCCTGACCCTGGCACCTTCAGCCGCTTTGAGAGCACACGCAGTGGGCGCCGAATGGAGCTGAGTCTGGGGAACTTTCAGGCCAACCGCACAGGCACAG GGCTGCTGCTGACCCTGCAGCCAGATCAGAAGTTCCAGAAAGTGAAAGGATTTGGAGGGGCCATGACAGACGCTGCTGCACTCAACATCCTTGCCCTGTCACTCCCAGCCCGGAATTTGCTGCTCAAATCATACTTTTCGGAAGAAG GAATTGAATACAACATTATCCGGGTCCCCATGGCCAGCTGTGACTTCTCCATCCGCGTCTACACCTATGCCGATGCCCCTGATGACTTCCAGTTGCTCAACTTCAGCCTCCCAGAGGAAGATGTCAAACTCAAG ATACCCCTGATTCACCAAGCCCAGGAGTTGGCCAAGCGCCATATTTCACTCTTTGCCAGTCCCTGGACATCACCCACTTGGCTCAAGACCAATGGGAAAGTGAATGGGAAGGGCTCACTCAAGGGTCATCCGGGGGATCTCTACCACCAGACCTGGGCCAGATACTTCATCAA GTTCTTGGATGCCTATGCCAAGCACAAGTTACAGTTCTGGGCAGTGACAGCTGAGAACGAGCCTTCTGCAGGGCTCTTTAGCGGGTACCCCTTCCAGTGCCTGGGCTTCACCCCTGAACACCAGCGAGATTTCATCGCCCGTGACCTGGGTCCCATCCTCGCCAACAGTACGCACCGTGATGTCCGTCTGCTCATACTGGATGACCAACGCTTGCTGCTGCCCCACTGGGCCCAGGTG GTGCTAACGGACCCAGAGGCAGCTAAGTACATTCATGGAATTGCTGTACATTGGTACCTGGACTTTCTGGCTCCAGCAAAAGCCACCCTGGGGGAGACACACCGCCTGTTCCCCGACACCATGCTCTTTGCCTCTGAGGCCTGTGTAGGCTCCAAGTTTTGGGAGCAGAGTGTGCGGCTGGGCTCCTGGGATCGAGGGATGCAGTACAGCCACAGCATCATCACG AACCTCCTCTACCACGTGGTTGGCTGGACCGACTGGAACCTTGCCCTAAACCCTGAAGGGGGACCCAATTGGGTGCGTAACTTCGTTGACAGCCCCATCATCGTGGACATCACCAAGGACACATTTTACAAACAGCCCATGTTTTACCACCTTGGCCACttcag CAAATTCATTCCTGAGGGCTCCCAGAGAGTGGGGCTGGTTGCGAGCAAGAAGAACGACTTGGACGCAGTGGCACTGATGCATCCCGACGGCTCTGCAGTTGTGGTTGTGCTAAACCG CTCCTCTAAGGATGTGCCTCTCACCATCAAGGATCCTGCCATGGGCTTCTTGGAGACTATCTCACCTGGCTATTCCATTCATACCTACCTGTGGCGTCGCCAGTGA